A segment of the Flavobacteriales bacterium genome:
TGCGCCACGGCATAGAAGGCGATCAGCGCCAGCAGCGCCGAAGTGAAGACCACGGCGGTGTCGAAGAGGATGGCGTACTCCGGGTGTCGCTGCTTGACCACGAGGATGGGCACGCTGAGCAGCACCGTGCCGAGGATGCTGATGAAGACGGTGCTGTTCATCAGGTGCAGGGTCGCGTGGAGCTTGGTTCCGTAAGGGAGCACCGGATCGCGCAGCACCTTGCCCAGGTTCTTCACCACGCATTCGGCGGCGCCCTTGTTCCATCGGTATTGCTGCGCCTTCAACGCGTTCATCACGGCGGGCAGCTCCGCCGGCGATTCCACGTGCTCAAGGTAGCGGAAGCTCCAGCCGCGCAGCTGCGCGCGATAGCTCAGGTCGAGGTCCTCGGTGAGCGTATCGGGCTGCCAGCCGCCGGCATCGGCGATGGTGCTCTTGCGCCACACGCCTGCCGTGCCGTTGAAGTTGATGAAGCAGCCCAAGGCACTGCGGCCGGTCTGCTCAACGCTGAAATGCGCGTCGAGGCCGAATGCCTGCAGCCGTGTGAGCAGGTTGTTGCCGCGATTCAAGTGGCCCCAACGGGTCTGTACCAAGCCGACCTTCTCATCCTGGAACCAAGGCAGCACCTGCCGGAGCATGTCGGCGGGCGGCATGAAGTCGGCATCGAACACGGCGATGAACTCTCCCTTGGCCCGTTCCGTGCCATAGGCCAGCGCCCCGGCCTTATAGCCCGCTCGGTCCGGACGGCGCACGTGGACGATGTCGAGGCCCTGCGCATGCCAGAACGCGACGCGCTCCTCGCAAAGCGTCCGGGTCTCATCGCTGCTGTCGTCGAGCACTTGTATCTCCAGCTTCTCCGCAGGCCAATCGAGCCGCGCCACCTGATCGATGAGTCGCTCGGCAACGAACCGCTCGTTGTAGAGCGGCAGCTGCACGGTGATTACGGGCAGGGGCTTGCCCAGGGGCCATGCGGCTGCTTCGTGCTTGCGCCTGCGCTTGTTGCGCAAGTATGCGAAGGTGAGCTGCAGCTGCGTGATGCTGAAGAGCACGATGAAGCTCAGCAGCAGGCCGTACAGGATCAGCAGAGCTATCGCCATCAGCGGTACTTGAGGATCGTGGCGATGATCTTGTAGCCGGCCATCACGGTGCCGTACACCGTACCGCTCACCTTGCTCATGCCGATGCGCTTTCGATAATCCACGGGCACTTCCACGCAGCGAAGGTGGAGCTTGGCGGCCTTCACCTGCATCTCCACCGTCCAGCCGAAGGTGCGGTCGCACATGCCGATGGCGAGGAGCGCTTCATAGCGCACCGCCCGGAAAGGCCCCAGGTCCGTGAAGCGAACGCCATAGATCCAGCGCATCATGCGCGTGGCCAGCCAATTTCCGAAGACCTGCTGGGGAACCATGGACCCGCGCTCCTTGCTGCCGAGGGCACGTGATCCGATCACCAGGTCCGCTTCGCCGCGCACGATGGGTGCGATCACTTGCGGCAGCTGCTCGGGATGATCGCTGCGGTCGGCATCGAGGAAGACCACGATGTCCGGCTTTGGTTGATGTGCGCTGATCTGTTCCATGGCCTTCAGGCACGCATTGCCATAGCCGCGAAGAGGCTGATCCACCACGATGGCTCCCGCCATCTCCGCCACGGCACGTGTGGCATCGGTGCTTCCGTTGTTGGCCACCACCACGCACCGTACGAGGCCCTTGGGGATGTCGCCGATCACCAGCGCGATGGCGTCGGCTTCGTTGTAAGCGGGGATGATGACGTCGATGACGGGGGCGGCCACTGCTGCGAAAGGTCGGTGGCGCAGGTGGAAACTGACAGGGCTCGAATGCGAAGAGGCCCCGTCCCCGGAGCCTCTTCTCGCCTTCCGCCGCCAGCGGATGCGGCGTTCACCTCACCGGCTGGCTGGGCCGGTGTGAGCCCTCCCGGGCATGCGCGTGGTCATGGCCGCAAGGGCCACCTGCTCGGTGGCACCTGCTGCACGCATGGCGGCGATTGATTCCCATTTCGGCGACGAAGGGATGGCGGTCGCGTGAAGAGGACGTTCACCCAAGTTGAACTGTTCGGGAGGAGGCGCCCAAGTTCTCAGCCTTTGTTGAAAACCGCCTATGCGGCAGCTGGAACAATGCACCCCAAGACATGCACGCGCATCCAACCCGCAACCTGCACAACTTGCAACCCTCAACCCGCACACGATATGCGCTACCGCCGCCTCGGCCGCTCCGGCCTTCAAGTCTCCGAAGTCTCCTTGGGCTCCTGGCTCACCTTCGGCAAGCTCATCACGGACGATACCGCCGCCGAGCTGATGAAGCTGGCCTACGACAGCGGCGTCAACTTCTTCGACAATGCGGAGATCTATTCACGTGGCGAGAGCGAGCGCGTCATGGGCCGCATCCTGAAGCGGATGGATTGGCCGCGCGACACCTGGATCGTGAGCAGCAAGGCCTTTTTCGGCGCGGGCGGGAAGCTGCCCACCCAACTGGGACTGCATCGCAAGCACGTGGTGGAGGCCTGCCACGATGCACTCAAGCGCTTGCAGGTGGACTACCTTGACCTGTACTTCTGCCACCGCCCGGATCCCAACACGCCCATCGACGAGACGGTGTGGAGCATGCACCAGCTGACCATGCAGGGCAAGGTGCTCTACTGGGGCACCAGCGAATGGAGCGTTGATCAGATCAAGGAAGCGCATGCCATCGCCGAGCGGCACCACCTCATCGGCCCGGTGATGGAGCAACCGCAGTACAACCTATTCCACAGGGAAAAGGTGGAGCATGAATTCGCGCCGCTCTATGATACTGTGGGCCTAGGCACCACGATCTGGAGCCCCTTGGCCAGCGGCGTGCTCAGTGGCAAGCATGGCGCCAGCGCGCAGCAAGGCACACGCCTCACCGCTCAGGGGCTCGATTGGTTGCGGGAGCGCGAACTGAACGAAGCGCGCTTAATGGCTGTGGAGAAGCTGAAGCCCATCGCGGCGGAGCTTGGTTTGTCCCTGCCCGTGCTCGCCATCGCATGGTGCCTGAAGAACCCGCGCGTGAGCACCGTGATCCTTGGAGCGAGCAAAGTGGCGCAGCTCGAAGAGAACCTGAAGGCCGTGGAGGCGCATGACCTGCTCAGCGGCGATGTGATGGCCCGGGTGGAAGGTGCGTTGCGGGGGGAGAGGATGAGCACGTGGTAGGTCGAGCATTGCGCCACCCCCACGATTACCCGACCTTGCGCAGCCATGCCGGCCGTTCGCATCCTCATCGTCGAAGATGAACCTCTGATCGCAGCGGACCTGCGCGCGCACCTCGAGGAACTCGGCTATGAGGTATGCGCAGCCTGTGACAATGCCCTCGACGCCATGGCGGAGATCGCCGCCCATAAGCCTGACCTGTTGCTCCTGGACATCAACCTGGGCGATGGAGCGGATGGCGTGCAGCTGGCCGAAAAGGTGAAAGCGAAGCACCTCGTGCCCTTCATCTTCGTCACCAGCCACAGCGACAAGGCCACCCTCGAGCGCGTGAAACCGCTTCGTCCGGCCGGATTCATCATCAAGCCCTTCGATGAGAATGATCTGCGCGCGCAGATCGAGCTGGCGCTTGCCCGATTCGCCAATGATGTGGAAGCGACTGAAGCCCCCACCGACGCCCAGCGCAACGATTTCGTGATCGCGGATAGCATCTTCATCCGCGAGAGAGGAAGGCTGCTCAAGGTGGCCATCGATGAGATCCACTACGCCGAAGCCGACGACAACTACGTCACGCTCTTCACCCCGGCGAAGAAGTACGTAATCACCAGTACACTCAGCGCTGTTGAAGAGAAGCTCAAGAGCCCGCATCACTTGCGCATTCACCGCAGTCACCTGGTGGACACACGGCGAATCACTGCCGTGGAGGAGGGCTATGTGCGGCTCGGCCCCTTGAGCCTGCCCGTGGGCAAAACCCACAAGGAGGCGCTGATGGCGCGGATCAGGACCTTGTGACATTCACCCGATCCTGGGGTGCATTCACCCGATCTTCAGGGCGTTGATGGATCGGTCTTCGCACGTTCGTGTCGCAGAACAACCACAGCGATGCGCGCTCGCACCCTTTCACTCATCGTCACATTGGGCCTAGCTGCGTTCGCGGTCCACGCCCAGCCATCCGACGCCCAGATCATCAAGGACCTCACCAAGACCGGTGTGCTCAAGGTGGAGCTTTCGCCCGGTCCCACGACGAAGGAGTGGCACAGCGCGCACGGACAATACATGTGGGACCGTGTAGCCTATGTCACGCGGAGCGCCGAGGTGGCCGAGTATCCGAAGGCTACGGTAAAGATCACCGGCATAGCACGCTACCACTATGGTGCGAGCACGAGCTTCCGGGAGTTCAAGGTGGCGGAGAACGAGTACTTCGGCCTGCCGGCTCCCCGCAAGGACGAGATGCTCGGGATGATCCGCGAGCGTTACCTCCAATTCCTTGGACACCGCGCGGGCAAGATGGTCGGTGACCTGCACTACCTGCGCATCCCCGAAGGCGAGGGCGTCCTCTGGCATACGCCGCTCTCCTTCACCATACCGGTGGAGGTGGAGTATGACGCGAAGACCAGCAACGTGCACCTCACCACCATCCGGGAGAGGATCGACACGCGCTTCTACCGCGACGCCGTGAGTGCGCCGTGGAAGGAGAACATCGTCGCCATCGGGCGCGACCGCACGGAAGGCGATCAGCGCACCCTGCCAGCGGAGGAGCTGCGGGCCATGCCTACCTTCCGCAATCTGCTGGAGGAGCAACAGGCACAGCGCGATCTGGCCGCACTAGGCGAGGTGGGCATCCCGGAGTTCAAGAGCGATATGGAGGTATTCCTGCATACGCACAAGCTCCTGCGCGAGAGCAACGCCAAGCAGTTCGAGGCCTATCTTATGCGCATGCTGGCACCATCCTATTTCGCGGAGGGCAGCACCACGCGGCTCACACCGCAGGGTGCCGAGGTGATCAACGGGGCCGTGGCCGCCGCGTTCGGCGGAAAGAGCACCTATGCGGAGCAATACTGCCCCGATCCCGGCGTGAAGCACCATCAGCAGGACGCCATCGAGCTCTGGAACGCCACGCAGGACAAGCATACCCGCATGCACATCGGTCGGTTCGGCGGTGGCTGGAAGAACGGGCAGAAGGTGGGCGAAGAGTACAAGTTCATCGCGCTCGAGGTGTGGATGTGGACCGACGCGGACAACATCGCGCGCATCCGCAGCTTTGAACCCGGCATGCTGTGCACGGGAAGCAGCGCGCCGCAGCCCGCCACGGGATCCAGCACCAGGCAGCAATCCACTGGCGCCGCGCCGCAGAAAAGCGGCTCCGGCAACCTCCTGAACAAAGGCAAGGGACTACTGAATAAACTCTCAACCCCATGAAACACCTCTCAGCGCTTCTCGCCCTGCTTGTTGCACCGTTCATTGCTGGCGCCCAGCTCACGGGCACCAAGACCGTGGGCGGCAACAACCCGGACTACGCCACCATCACCGCTGCTGTGAACGCGCTCATGAGCCAGGGCGCAATGGGCAATGTCACCTTCAACATCCGGCCGGGCACCTATAGCGGACAATATGTGCTGGGCGCGGTGCCCGGCACGCCCGGAACCATCACGTTCCGCAACGAGACCAACGGTGCGCAGGCCGTGAACCTCGAGCACGACGCCAGCGGATCGGCGGACAACTTCATCATCCGCATCGATGGCACCGATGACGTCCGCATGGAGAAGCTCACCTTCCGTCCGTTGGACTACACGTACGCCCGCGCCGTGCACTTCTTCAATGCCATTGCGGGCATGACGATCGAGCAGTGCGTGTTCCACGGAAGCGCCAACCCATCGGGCTCGGCCTACTTCGAGCGCATCCTGGTGCATTGCGATCAGGCGGTCATCAATACCAACAACAACCCGCAGGACGTCATCATCATCGATAATTCCTTCCTCGATGGCAACACGGCCATTGAGTTGGATTGTTACGGTTTCGCAGGTGCGCGGTCCGACGGGTTGATCATCACCGGCAACGAATTCCGCCAGCAGGTGGGAACGGGGGTGTACCTGAACAACTGCAGGGGGCAGATCGGCGACAATGACCTCAGCACCACCGTGGGCAGCTGGTACGTGGGCATCCGCACCACCTTCTTCGACGGCGGCAGCCAGATCCGCCGCAACGACATCAGGGCCATCGCCGTGAGCGGAGGCTGCACCGGAATCGAGGTGGGGAATACGCAGAGCACCACCGGAAACATGATCAGCAACAACATGATCTATTGCAGCGCCCCTGGCGATGTTTGGGGCCTGGCCGTGTACAATCTCTGGGACATGAAGATCGTGCACAACAGCGTGCTCGTGGCCGCTGGCAACCAGTTCCAGAGCTACGCCTTCTACCACTTGAGCAACTTCCCCGACGGGCAGGATGCGCTGGTGCGCAATAACATCTTCGCCAACTCTGCAGGCGGCTTGGCCTACAACGTGAACGTAGCCGGCAATGTGGCCACCGAGGACCACAACTGCCTGTTCTCCTCCGGCACCACCATCAGCAGTGTAGCTGGCATCGAGCACGTCACCATCCCAGCGCACCAGAGCGGGACGGGGCAGGGATCAGGCGACACGGATGTGGATCCCGTGTTCCCCATCCAGCCCGATCTCCACCTGAACAACTGCGCCATGGACAACATGGGCGAATACTTCTTCGTGGTGGCGAGCGATATCGATGGCGATGCACGCGGCAACCCGATGTGCGACATGGGTGCCGATGAGTACACCGCGAGCACCAATGCCATGCAGGCGCCGACGATCACCATACTCGCCAGTGACCTTCCGTACCAGCTCGGCTTGAACGCCTCCTTCAACTCGTACAACTGGAGCACGGGTTCCACATCGCCCACCACAACCATCACTGCAGGGGGGAACTACAGCTGCGACGTGATGGACGCGAACTTCTGCTCGTACAGCATCAACATCACCGTGGTGGTGAACATCAATACCGGGGTCGTCGCAGCGGAGAGTGGCGGTGTTGCGCTCTTCCCTGTGCCGGCCATCGATGTGTTGAACATGACAGGACTTGTCCCGGGTGCAGCCTTCGAAGTGGTGGATGCACAGGGTCGCGTGGTCAACTCAGGAACCGCGCAGCCGTTCATGACCATGGATGTCCGTGATCTCAGCGCGGGCATGCACATGCTGCGTTGGACGGACGGCGGGGAGGTCCGCACAGCGCGCTTCATCAAACAGTGATCGATGGCACCCGCAGGCAAAGCGGTCTTCGTGCGCGATGGGCGGCAATGGAGCCGCGTGGCCGTGAGCGAGCTGCTGTACCTGGAAGCAGAGGACAACAGCACCACCGTTCACACCGCATCACGCACCTTCACCGTGCCGCGCATGTTGAAGGACGTGCTGGACACCTTGGCGGACGAGCGTATCCAGCGCATCCACCGCTGCCACGCGGTGAACCTGGAGCGTGTGCAGGCCGTGAGCGACAACGGCCTGCATGTGGGGGACAAATGGCTTCCGATCGGGCGGAGCTTCCGAGGTGAGGTGCTGAAGCAGCTGCGGATGATCTGAGTTGGGGGGCGCTTGGTGTTTCCCCAACTTGCGGCCATGCGTGCTACGGCCCTCATCGCTGTATTCATCGCCATGCAGGCGAATGCCCAGCTCGACAGCCTGCTGCGCGTGCGCGATGGGCTGCCGCAAGACACATCGCGGCTGGGGGTGCTAACCGAGCTGCTGCGCGCCACCGTGTTCAATGATCCCGACAGCGCACTGGTGTTCGCTGCGGAGTACAGGGGGATCGCCGAGCGCAGCGGCATGGATCTGGAGATCGGCAAGGGGCACAACTACACGGGCATGTGCTATACGAGCCGCAGCGACCATGACAATGCGCTGCTGCATTACCTCGCGGCGCTTCCCCATTTCGAGCGCGGGGCCGATCCCTGGTACACCGCCATGGCGTACAACAACATCGGCACGGTGCACGAGAAATTGCACCGGTTCGACAAGGCGGCAGCTCAGTACGAGGTCGCGCTCAGGGGCTTCCGCGGCATTCCCGACTCCGTATGGATGGCCAACGTGTCCAACAACATGGGCAACATCCTGTATGAGCAGCGGGAATTCGATCAATCCGTTGCGTACTACCGGCAGGCGGACACGATCCTGACCGCCCTAGGGTTCGATCGCTATGCCGCCACCACGCGCATGAACCTGGCCAACGCCCTGGACGAGCTGGGGCGGAGCGCGGAGGCTCTGCACATCCTGCGGAGCGCCATGGCCATCATGCCCGTGGGCGAAGATGAGAACACACGGGCCAACATGCTGGCCGATCTCGGCCGCCTGCACGGCAAGGCAGGCGATCAGGACAGTGCGCTGATGCACATGCGCGAGGGCCTTTCGCTCGCCACCGCCGTGAAGGCGAGCGATGTGCAGGCTAATGCGCATGAGTTCCTCAGCGATTGGTTCGAGGAGCGGGGCCTGCATGATTCGGCGCTCTTTCATTTCAAGCAGGCCACCGCGTTGCACGACACGATCTTCAGTACGGAGCGAAGCGCTCAGATCGCTGAGATGCAGGAGAAGTACGAAAGCGGAAAGAAGGACGCGCTCATCACCGAGAACAAGGCCCAGCTTGAGCGCCGCGCCCTCACCATCAAGGCCATCGCCGCAGGTGCCGCAGTGCTGCTCGTTGCCGCGCTATTCGCCTTCCGGGCGTATCGCATGAAGCGGAGGGGCGAACGGGAGGTATTGGCCCAAAAACAGGTCATCGAGGCGCAATTGAAGGAGAAGGAACTGCTGCTCCGCGAGATCCACCACCGGGTGAAGAACAACCTGCAGACCGTGAGCAGCTTGCTGAGCATCCAAGGGCGAGGCATCACCGACACCAAAGCGAAGGAGGCCGTGAACGACAGCCGCCTCCGGGTGAAGAGCATGGCGCTCATCCACCAGGACCTTTACCGCGAAGGCGACCTCACCGGCGTAGCAATGCCGATGTACTTGGATAAGCTGGTCAACGGCCTCATCACAAGCTACGGCATGGCCGATCGCGTACGCACCGACCTGCGCGTGGCACCCATCAGGCTGGACGTGGACACGGCCGTGCCAATCGGGCTCATCCTCAACGAGCTCATCACCAACGCGCTCAAATACGCATGGCCCCATGCCCGAACGGGCACGCTTACCGTTGCTGTGCAGGAATCGGATGGGGCACTGGTGGTGGAAGTGGCCGACGATGGCGTAGGCATGGCCGACCCCGCGTCGGTATCGGAAGGCGGCACCGGCTTCGGCCTGGGCATGATCCGCACGTTCGCAGGCAGGCTGAAGGCGGAGCACACCATTACCAGCAAGAAAGGCACCTCAGTGCGGCTTGTTGCGCGCAATTTCAAACGGACCGGTTGATCTACCTTCGGCATATGGAACGGACTTGCCGCATGATCGCGCTCGCGGCGGCCACATGCTCCGCAACCGCCTCCGTTGCGCAGTCCATCGATGCGGTCAATCTCACGGAGCTCAGCCGCCATCAGTTCCCGTACGTGCAATTCCCGGCAGGCTTCAGCGCACCCGTCCTCAGCAGCCGCATCGACCGCCTGGATCGGCCGTATGTGTATCTCGCGTGCCGCGATTCGGGATTGTACGTGTGGGATATCAGCACGCCAACTTCGGCGGGGATCGTGAAGCGCATGCTGCCTGCAGGCTTCGGCGGGCACAAAGTGATCAACCTCGAGCAGTATGGCGACCTGCTCTACGCCGTGCTCGGCGAATTGGATAGCGGCACGCCGGGCCTCGCGGTGCTCGACATCAGCGATCCCGCCGATCCGCAGCTGCTCGGGCAGTACAACCACCTTCCCTTCACCCACGGTGGGGCCATCGTGCAGGTGCAAGGCAACTACGCCTACATAGGGGCCATGGCCGATGGCATACTCGTGCTGGACATCAGCGACCCGGCCGATCCGCAATACCACGGCAGCTACCAGCCTGATCCAGCCTGGCCGGGCATCGCCAGCTATCCACCCAACGCGCGCGGCATGGTCATCGCTGATACGATCATGTACCTCGCATACGATGCTGGCGGCCTGCGCGTGCTTTCCATCAGCGACCCCGCAGCACCTTTCCAGCTCGCGCAATACCTCAATCCGCAGCACCCGGCACTCACCAATGTAGCGTACAACAACGTGAAGCTACTGGGCGACCGGCTCTTCTTGGCAACGGATTTCTGCGGGCTCGAAGTGCTGGACGTGAGCAATCCCCTGGCTCCGACTCAGCTCGAATGGCTGAACCCATGGGGCTGCTTCGGCCTGAGCTGGTTCGGCAGCGATGGGCACGCCAATGAACTTGTGCTGGCGCTCAACGACAGCCTGCTGGTGATGAGCGCCGGCGATAGTGAGGTACTGGTATATGACATCACGGATCCGGACCTTCCCGAGCTGAAAGGCGGCCACATCTTCCCGAACGACACGGCGGCCGCCTGGGGCGTGGATGTGCATGGCGATCTGGTGGTGGGCGGCTTCATCAACAACAACGGCCTCGCGTTCCAGCCCTTCAACAGCAAGTTCGGCGGAGCCCTGCTGTTCCAAATGGATGTGGACCTGGTGACCGCCGTTGCGGGAACGCCGGTGGACCGGGCCGGGCCCCGGCTTTGGCCGCAACCCGCATCCGGCCCTTTGCGGGTGCACTGGCCGGGCGTACTGCTCCGATCCACCGGCGCACACCTTTTCGACGCATCCGGAAGGGAGCTCAAGATTCCGGTGTCCATCGACGCCGATGGTCTGCTGCTTGATCTGAGCGGTCAAGGTGCAGGCCACTACACCCTTCGGCTTTCCGCGCCGGAAGGAACGCGGATCCTACCGGTCATGGTAGCCCGATAGCCCGGTATCCGTTCACCCGCCGGTGGAGTGCCTTCACCCGATCGGGTTGAACCAAGGGCTATTGGAAGGCGCAATTTTCTGGGGTCCATCCCCCTTCCCCATGGCTCGTCTGTTCCGCTCCTCGTTCATCGCAGGATCCTATGCCCGCGCTTCTTCAGCATCCGCCCAGCTCAGCCCTGTGGCGCTGGGATCCGCCGGAGGACCCACCATGGTCGCAGTCCCTACGGAGCGCCCCTCCTCAATCGCGCCAGAAGGTCATGGGCCCGGGCACGAAGCCCGGTCGGATCACCGCCTTGGGTGCGCATCGCCTTCAGCGAATCCGCGCCAGCGCTCTTCGAGAGCTTCGCGCCCGCCGCATCCGTGATGAGCGGATGATGCAGGAAAACGACACTCGTGAAGGCTTCCAGCCCGAGCCGCTCCGCGAGGTACAGCTGGCAGGCGGATGATGGCAACAGGTCCTCTCCGCGTACGATGTGCGTGGCGCCGTGGTCAACATCATCAACCAGCGAAGCGATCTGGTACGCGGGACGTGCACCCAACTCCTCGCGCTGCCGAAGCACGGGATCGGGCATGAGCGCGGCGAGCCTAAGCCAACGCTCCCGACCGAAAAGGTCCACGACGCGAACCTCCGCATCGCTCGGCAGGCGCAAGCGCCACGCGGCCCGCGGGTCATTCATGCTCCTGCTGCCATTCCGGCACGCACAGGCGCCCTTACGAAGCTCCGTGCGTGAGCATGCGCAAGCGTACAGGTCGCCCTGCTCCTTCAACAGATCGATCTGCTCCAGGTATCGGCTGACGCGGGCGTGCTGCGAGAACCGGCGCTCATGATCCTTGGCATCCACGGGTCCCTCCTGCCAAGCGATGCCAAGCCAGCGAAGGGACTCGAAGACATCCTCTACGAACGCCGGCCGCAGCCGGTCCGCATCAAGATCATCGATGCGCAAACGGATGCTGGCCCCGAAGCTGCGCGCGACCTCATCCGTAAGGAGGAAGTTGATCGCGTTGCCCGCATGCAGCAAGCCGCTTGGTGTTGGGGCGATGCGGGTGCGGAGCATTCGGCAAACCTAGGAGCCATTGGAGTTGGGAGTCCGCCGCGCATGCGACCTTCGCGCCCCTTCCGAGCTCCCCATGAACGTCCTTTCCGTCGAACGCCTGGCCAAGCGCTATGGCCCGCGCCAGCTCTTCGAGGGCGTGAGCTTCGGCCTGGAGAAAGGCCAGAAGACGGCCATCGTGGCGCGCAACGGCACGGGCAAGAGCACCCTGCTGAAATGCATCGCCGGAGTGGAGCGGCCGGATAGCGGCATCGTCACCTTCAACAAGGGCATCCGCGTGGGATACTTGGACCAGAACGTGCAGATGACGAGCACGCGGACGGTAGTGGATGAGATGCTCGACCGCGACGATCCGGTGAGCGATGCGATCAAGGCCTATGAGCATGCGCTGGCTCAGCATGCGGATGATCAGCTCATGCATAAGGCCATCGAGCGCATGGAAGAACTCAAGGCTTGGGACCATGAGGCGCGCGTGAAGGCCTTGGCGCATCGCTTCGGCCTGAGAGACCTGGAGCAACCCGTGAATACCTTGAGCGGCGGCCAGCAGAAAAGACTGGCCATGGCCAAGGTGCTCATCGACCAGCCTGATGTGCTGATCCTCGACGAGCCCACCAACCACCTCGACATGAACATGATCGAGCAGCTCGAAGAAGAGCTGAACACCCCGGGGATGACGCTGCTGCTGGTAACGCATGACCGGTACTTCCTCGACAATGTCTGCGACGAGATCATCGAGATGGAATTCGGGAAATTCACGCGCTACAAGGGCAACTACACCTGGTACCTGGAGAAGAAGGCAGCAGCGGATGAGGTTCGCGAGGCCACGCAACAGCACCTGCGCGGGCTGATGAAGCGCGAGCTGGAATGGGTGCGCAAGATGCCCCGCGCGCGCGGCACAAAGAGCAAGAGCCGCTTGGACAAGTTCGAGGAGATCAAGGCCGACGCCACGCGGCGCTTCGATCGAGAGGAGGTGAAGCTTGAGGTGAAGACCGACCGGCTCGGTGGCAAGGTGATCGAGGCACGCAACCTTACCAAGGCCTTCGGTTCCCGGGATAGGCCCGAGAGCTACAGGCCCATCGTGCTGCACTTCAGCTATTCGCTGAAACGCGGGGATCGGATCGGCATCGTAGGCCCGAACGGCATCGGCAAGACCACCTTCATCGAGCTGCTGTTGGGCCGCATGAAACCCGATCAGGGCACCGTGAGCATCGGCGACACCGTGGTGCTGGGCACCTTCGGCCAGCAGATGCCGGCGTTCAAGGAGGATCAGCGGATCGTGGAGGCCGTGCGTGACATCGCGGAAGTGATTCCCCTGAACAAGGGGCGAACGCTCACCGCATCACAATTGCTCGAGCGCTTCCTCTTCGACAAGGAGCAGCAGTACCAGGCCATCAGCACGCTGAGCGGCGGCGAACGCCGGCGGCTCTACCTGTGCATGGTGCTCATGAAGAACCCGAACGTGCTAGTCCTTGACGAGCCCACCAACGACCTCGACATACCCACGCTCAATGCGCTCGAGGAATTCCTCATGGACCTCGACATCTGCCAGCTCATCGTGAGCCACGACCGCTTCTTCATGGACAAGCTCTGCACGAAACTGCTTGTCTTCAAAGGCGAAGGCGTGATCAAGGAATGGGTGGGCAGCTACACGGAGCTGCGGGAGGCGGAGAAGGCCGAAGCCGATCGCGCACGCCGCGAAAGCGGGGCCGGGAGCACCAAGGCCGCTACGCAGGGCCTAGCGGCGACGGTGCCCAACGAAGGCGACCGCAAGAAGCTCACCTACGCTGAGAAACTG
Coding sequences within it:
- a CDS encoding glycosyltransferase; translation: MAIALLILYGLLLSFIVLFSITQLQLTFAYLRNKRRRKHEAAAWPLGKPLPVITVQLPLYNERFVAERLIDQVARLDWPAEKLEIQVLDDSSDETRTLCEERVAFWHAQGLDIVHVRRPDRAGYKAGALAYGTERAKGEFIAVFDADFMPPADMLRQVLPWFQDEKVGLVQTRWGHLNRGNNLLTRLQAFGLDAHFSVEQTGRSALGCFINFNGTAGVWRKSTIADAGGWQPDTLTEDLDLSYRAQLRGWSFRYLEHVESPAELPAVMNALKAQQYRWNKGAAECVVKNLGKVLRDPVLPYGTKLHATLHLMNSTVFISILGTVLLSVPILVVKQRHPEYAILFDTAVVFTSALLALIAFYAVAHKNYKQGWRGALHFLGIFPLFLAVSMGLSLHNAIAVIEGYIGRRTPFVRTPKVGACSDGAQWTRNAYLKSAISPLLLVELAVAGYALFGIAYAVRVGDFGLLPYHLMVAFGFGAVAWYSLVHSLRTAG
- a CDS encoding T9SS type A sorting domain-containing protein; the protein is MKHLSALLALLVAPFIAGAQLTGTKTVGGNNPDYATITAAVNALMSQGAMGNVTFNIRPGTYSGQYVLGAVPGTPGTITFRNETNGAQAVNLEHDASGSADNFIIRIDGTDDVRMEKLTFRPLDYTYARAVHFFNAIAGMTIEQCVFHGSANPSGSAYFERILVHCDQAVINTNNNPQDVIIIDNSFLDGNTAIELDCYGFAGARSDGLIITGNEFRQQVGTGVYLNNCRGQIGDNDLSTTVGSWYVGIRTTFFDGGSQIRRNDIRAIAVSGGCTGIEVGNTQSTTGNMISNNMIYCSAPGDVWGLAVYNLWDMKIVHNSVLVAAGNQFQSYAFYHLSNFPDGQDALVRNNIFANSAGGLAYNVNVAGNVATEDHNCLFSSGTTISSVAGIEHVTIPAHQSGTGQGSGDTDVDPVFPIQPDLHLNNCAMDNMGEYFFVVASDIDGDARGNPMCDMGADEYTASTNAMQAPTITILASDLPYQLGLNASFNSYNWSTGSTSPTTTITAGGNYSCDVMDANFCSYSINITVVVNINTGVVAAESGGVALFPVPAIDVLNMTGLVPGAAFEVVDAQGRVVNSGTAQPFMTMDVRDLSAGMHMLRWTDGGEVRTARFIKQ
- a CDS encoding LytTR family transcriptional regulator, encoding MAPAGKAVFVRDGRQWSRVAVSELLYLEAEDNSTTVHTASRTFTVPRMLKDVLDTLADERIQRIHRCHAVNLERVQAVSDNGLHVGDKWLPIGRSFRGEVLKQLRMI
- a CDS encoding glycosyltransferase family 2 protein, which codes for MAAPVIDVIIPAYNEADAIALVIGDIPKGLVRCVVVANNGSTDATRAVAEMAGAIVVDQPLRGYGNACLKAMEQISAHQPKPDIVVFLDADRSDHPEQLPQVIAPIVRGEADLVIGSRALGSKERGSMVPQQVFGNWLATRMMRWIYGVRFTDLGPFRAVRYEALLAIGMCDRTFGWTVEMQVKAAKLHLRCVEVPVDYRKRIGMSKVSGTVYGTVMAGYKIIATILKYR
- a CDS encoding response regulator, whose protein sequence is MPAVRILIVEDEPLIAADLRAHLEELGYEVCAACDNALDAMAEIAAHKPDLLLLDINLGDGADGVQLAEKVKAKHLVPFIFVTSHSDKATLERVKPLRPAGFIIKPFDENDLRAQIELALARFANDVEATEAPTDAQRNDFVIADSIFIRERGRLLKVAIDEIHYAEADDNYVTLFTPAKKYVITSTLSAVEEKLKSPHHLRIHRSHLVDTRRITAVEEGYVRLGPLSLPVGKTHKEALMARIRTL
- a CDS encoding aldo/keto reductase, with protein sequence MRYRRLGRSGLQVSEVSLGSWLTFGKLITDDTAAELMKLAYDSGVNFFDNAEIYSRGESERVMGRILKRMDWPRDTWIVSSKAFFGAGGKLPTQLGLHRKHVVEACHDALKRLQVDYLDLYFCHRPDPNTPIDETVWSMHQLTMQGKVLYWGTSEWSVDQIKEAHAIAERHHLIGPVMEQPQYNLFHREKVEHEFAPLYDTVGLGTTIWSPLASGVLSGKHGASAQQGTRLTAQGLDWLRERELNEARLMAVEKLKPIAAELGLSLPVLAIAWCLKNPRVSTVILGASKVAQLEENLKAVEAHDLLSGDVMARVEGALRGERMSTW